The following are encoded together in the Vibrio zhugei genome:
- a CDS encoding PTS sugar transporter subunit IIB, which yields MKKIMVVCGNGLGTSLMMEMAVKEVIKKIGVEAEVEHEDLSSASSSKADIWVAATDVANQLADQGKSNIVSLSNIFDKDAIETQIKLFL from the coding sequence ATGAAAAAAATAATGGTGGTATGTGGAAATGGTCTGGGCACATCTCTCATGATGGAAATGGCCGTTAAAGAAGTGATCAAAAAAATAGGTGTAGAGGCGGAAGTCGAACATGAAGATTTATCCTCAGCCTCGTCAAGTAAAGCCGATATTTGGGTAGCGGCGACAGACGTCGCGAATCAATTAGCCGATCAAGGTAAATCCAATATTGTGAGTTTATCGAATATTTTTGATAAAGACGCGATAGAAACCCAAATTAAGCTATTTCTATAA
- a CDS encoding PTS ascorbate transporter subunit IIC yields MKDFFEFMLGLLKEPAIMVGIIAFIGLVAQKSDISTVLKGTIKTVMGFLILGFGAGALIGALNNFSTVFIEAFGVNGVIPNNEAIVALAQEAFGYEMALIMFFAFIVNILLARFTPLKFIFLTGHHTMFMSMLVAVILSTANIKGVLMVTIGSITVGSLMVVMPALVQKYTQKVMGTDQLAMGHFSTFSYLIAGFVGSKFGDTSKSTEDLNVPKSLMFLRDTPVAVAVTMALFFMVASIFAGGEFVETVSNGQNWVVFTFMQSLVFAGGVYIVLQGVKMLIAEIVPAFKGISDKLVPGAKPALDCPMVFPVAPNAVLIGFLSSFSAGLVAMAVQGALDWTIIVAGVVPHFFVGGASGVYGNAMGGLRGAVLGAFTQGLCISFLPMMLLPVLGGLGLKATTFADFDFGVVGLILGWIVS; encoded by the coding sequence ATGAAAGACTTTTTTGAGTTCATGTTAGGCTTATTAAAAGAGCCTGCCATTATGGTTGGTATTATTGCTTTTATCGGTTTGGTTGCGCAAAAATCCGATATTTCTACGGTCCTGAAAGGTACCATTAAAACCGTAATGGGCTTCCTTATTTTAGGGTTTGGGGCAGGAGCATTAATTGGTGCTTTAAATAATTTCTCGACGGTTTTTATTGAAGCATTTGGCGTTAATGGCGTGATTCCCAATAATGAAGCGATTGTGGCGTTAGCACAGGAAGCGTTCGGTTACGAGATGGCGCTGATTATGTTTTTCGCCTTTATCGTCAATATTCTTCTGGCTCGTTTTACCCCATTAAAATTTATCTTTCTAACGGGTCACCACACCATGTTTATGTCGATGTTGGTGGCTGTCATATTATCGACCGCAAACATTAAAGGCGTGTTAATGGTGACCATTGGCTCGATTACCGTCGGGTCTCTGATGGTGGTCATGCCGGCGTTAGTACAGAAATATACGCAAAAGGTCATGGGAACCGATCAGCTTGCCATGGGACATTTCTCTACGTTTTCATACCTTATTGCCGGTTTTGTGGGGTCTAAGTTTGGTGATACGTCTAAATCAACAGAAGATCTCAACGTCCCTAAAAGCTTAATGTTTTTACGTGATACACCGGTTGCCGTTGCGGTCACAATGGCGTTGTTTTTCATGGTTGCTTCCATTTTTGCGGGAGGCGAATTTGTTGAAACGGTGTCCAATGGTCAGAACTGGGTGGTCTTTACCTTTATGCAATCACTGGTATTTGCCGGAGGGGTATACATCGTCTTGCAAGGGGTCAAAATGCTGATTGCTGAAATTGTCCCGGCTTTCAAAGGGATTTCCGATAAGCTCGTCCCAGGCGCTAAACCCGCATTAGATTGCCCGATGGTATTCCCTGTTGCGCCCAATGCGGTATTGATTGGGTTCTTATCGTCATTTTCCGCCGGTCTTGTGGCAATGGCAGTGCAAGGCGCGCTGGACTGGACCATTATTGTGGCGGGCGTTGTGCCGCACTTCTTTGTGGGTGGTGCCTCTGGCGTGTATGGTAACGCGATGGGTGGGCTGCGAGGTGCCGTACTAGGCGCGTTTACTCAAGGTTTATGCATTTCGTTTTTGCCGATGATGTTGTTACCGGTCTTGGGCGGATTAGGTCTAAAAGCGACGACGTTTGCCGATTTTGACTTTGGTGTGGTCGGGCTTATCCTAGGGTGGATTGTCTCATGA
- a CDS encoding PTS sugar transporter subunit IIA has protein sequence MSLDTLITKDTIVISTQDNLSVNEALEVTCSTLIEQGKVEPRYLEAIKEKHHDIGAYYVLAPKIAMPHARPEDGVNEPSLQVTVFKQGVDFQSEENGPVYVAITLAAMDANNHIETIVALSELFQNEGDIEAIIQAKTESDILDIIKKY, from the coding sequence ATGAGCCTTGATACGTTAATCACTAAAGATACTATTGTTATCTCAACACAAGACAACCTCAGTGTGAATGAGGCGCTAGAGGTGACTTGCTCGACATTAATCGAGCAGGGCAAAGTTGAGCCTCGTTACCTTGAGGCGATCAAAGAGAAACATCACGACATTGGGGCTTATTATGTTTTAGCCCCCAAAATTGCGATGCCTCATGCTCGCCCTGAAGATGGTGTCAATGAGCCCAGTTTGCAAGTCACCGTGTTTAAACAAGGGGTTGATTTCCAGTCCGAAGAAAATGGTCCTGTGTATGTTGCCATTACGTTGGCGGCGATGGATGCCAATAATCATATTGAAACCATTGTTGCACTTTCTGAACTTTTTCAAAACGAGGGCGATATCGAGGCCATTATTCAAGCCAAAACGGAAAGTGATATTTTAGACATTATAAAAAAATACTAA
- a CDS encoding IS30 family transposase, with translation MNYQQLTEGRRYQISALLERGISVSEIAKTVQCHRSTVYRELKRGRKGNIYCPNKAQLLSIKKRRTARKYRIPKERVDFIRLLLETDWSPEQISNVLTKVGAAVSHEWVYRFVAQDKRMGGKLYRHLRQGHKRYRRGKKEKAPAIKNAVSIDDRPSIVDGKERFGDWEIDTVLGKHGTGAMVTILERKTRFYVVKKVPSKSANDVTKATIELLMPYKNHVHTITADNGREFAGHETIAKELEADVYFAHPYSSWERGANENANGLLRQYVKKGTDLTTVTDIDIEFALSRINYRPRKCLGFKQPAIIFEEMALVA, from the coding sequence ATGAATTATCAGCAGTTGACCGAGGGCAGAAGATACCAGATTTCTGCTCTTTTGGAACGGGGAATTTCGGTTTCTGAAATAGCTAAAACCGTTCAGTGCCACCGCTCGACAGTATATCGGGAGCTTAAGCGAGGTCGTAAAGGCAACATTTATTGCCCAAATAAAGCCCAGCTGTTGTCGATTAAAAAGCGCAGAACAGCGCGTAAATACCGCATACCAAAGGAGCGTGTGGATTTTATCCGTCTTCTTTTAGAAACAGATTGGAGTCCAGAGCAGATTTCCAATGTATTAACGAAAGTTGGGGCCGCTGTCAGTCACGAGTGGGTCTATCGCTTTGTCGCACAAGATAAACGCATGGGCGGTAAGTTATATCGCCACTTGAGGCAAGGACACAAGCGTTATCGCCGCGGTAAAAAAGAGAAAGCGCCAGCGATAAAGAATGCCGTTTCGATTGATGACAGACCAAGCATCGTTGACGGTAAGGAGCGGTTTGGTGACTGGGAAATCGACACCGTGCTAGGTAAGCATGGTACAGGTGCGATGGTGACTATTTTAGAGCGTAAGACACGATTTTACGTAGTAAAGAAAGTGCCATCTAAGTCAGCGAATGATGTTACCAAAGCCACCATAGAGCTACTCATGCCTTATAAGAACCATGTCCATACCATTACGGCAGATAACGGACGAGAGTTTGCAGGTCATGAAACCATCGCAAAAGAATTAGAGGCTGATGTCTACTTTGCTCATCCTTATAGCTCTTGGGAGCGTGGTGCTAATGAGAATGCGAACGGTCTTTTAAGGCAATATGTGAAGAAAGGAACTGACTTAACGACGGTGACTGACATAGATATAGAGTTCGCTTTATCTCGGATAAACTATCGTCCAAGAAAGTGCTTAGGCTTCAAGCAGCCAGCCATTATATTTGAGGAAATGGCTTTGGTTGCTTGA
- a CDS encoding alpha/beta hydrolase family protein, with amino-acid sequence MNIFIKGKLVVGIAVGLFSSSVFAVPCSDCSNGFERGEVPSRYQLEANRGPYDVETISVSRLTPGFAGGTIHYSTDSGGEQGIIAVVPGYVSYERSIKWWGPRLASWGFTVITIDTNTIYDQPDSRARQLSAAIDYVIDQGNDRLSRLYGLVDPNRVGVIGWSMGGGGALKLATDRKIDALIPQAPWYLGLNRFSSLTAPTMIIACQIDAIAPVAVHASRFYNQIPSSTPKAFLEIAAGSHFCANSGYPSEDILGRNGIAWMKRFIDKDQRYNQFLCGQNFDSSLRISEYRDTCPYY; translated from the coding sequence ATGAATATTTTTATAAAAGGGAAGCTCGTAGTAGGAATCGCTGTGGGTCTTTTTTCCTCGTCAGTTTTTGCCGTGCCATGTTCGGACTGTTCCAATGGGTTCGAACGTGGCGAGGTACCTAGCCGCTATCAATTAGAAGCAAACCGTGGACCTTATGATGTGGAAACCATCAGTGTCTCAAGGCTGACGCCAGGGTTTGCTGGTGGGACAATCCATTACTCGACCGACTCAGGAGGAGAGCAGGGAATCATCGCGGTCGTGCCCGGCTATGTGTCTTATGAAAGAAGCATCAAATGGTGGGGACCTCGTTTAGCCTCATGGGGGTTTACGGTGATTACGATCGATACCAATACCATCTATGATCAACCGGATAGCCGAGCTCGTCAATTGAGCGCCGCGATCGATTATGTGATTGATCAAGGCAACGATCGGCTATCTCGTCTGTATGGGTTAGTGGATCCCAATCGAGTCGGTGTCATTGGCTGGTCTATGGGGGGCGGCGGAGCACTGAAACTTGCCACCGATAGAAAAATTGATGCGTTGATCCCTCAAGCACCTTGGTATTTAGGTTTGAATCGTTTTTCTAGTCTCACGGCTCCGACAATGATCATTGCGTGTCAGATCGATGCGATTGCTCCAGTGGCTGTCCATGCGTCTCGGTTTTATAATCAGATCCCAAGCTCGACACCCAAAGCCTTTTTAGAAATTGCTGCGGGCAGTCATTTTTGTGCGAATTCAGGGTATCCCAGTGAAGATATCTTAGGGCGAAATGGCATTGCGTGGATGAAACGCTTTATTGATAAAGACCAACGCTACAACCAATTTTTATGCGGGCAAAACTTTGATAGTAGCTTGAGAATCAGCGAATACCGAGATACCTGTCCTTACTACTAG
- a CDS encoding glycoside hydrolase family 43 protein, whose protein sequence is MTDTKTDPTELSDAERVTQRDRARADSLKAISAPLVKHMYTADPSAHVFNDRIYIYPSHDIETNTPLNDDGDHFAMSDYHVFSLDESLDVVTDHGVALDVKEVKWAERQMWAPDAAEKDGKYYLYFPAKNAQGVFHIGAAVADNPEGPFSAEASHIEGTFSIDPAVFQDDDSDYLYFGGIWGGQLQKWTRSEFGADDYPSDDAPALMPKMAKLADDMVSLAEPARDVVIVDDKGHPLTAGDTERRYFEGPWVHKHNGVYYFSYSTGDTHKIVYATSDSPYGPFTYQGVILEPVLGWTTHHSIVQYKGKWYLFYHDSSLSGGQTHLRSIKMAELHHNDDGSIATIRPYFE, encoded by the coding sequence ATGACGGATACCAAAACAGACCCTACCGAACTCAGTGATGCGGAAAGAGTTACTCAGCGTGATCGAGCAAGAGCCGACTCTCTCAAGGCCATCTCCGCACCGCTCGTGAAGCATATGTATACCGCGGATCCTTCCGCACATGTGTTTAATGATCGCATCTACATCTACCCGTCTCATGACATTGAAACCAATACCCCACTGAATGACGATGGCGATCACTTCGCCATGTCCGACTATCACGTTTTTTCTCTCGATGAATCATTGGACGTGGTGACAGACCATGGGGTAGCGTTAGATGTCAAAGAGGTTAAGTGGGCAGAGCGCCAAATGTGGGCCCCCGATGCCGCAGAAAAAGACGGCAAGTATTACCTCTATTTTCCGGCTAAGAATGCACAAGGTGTCTTTCATATTGGTGCCGCCGTTGCTGATAATCCGGAAGGCCCCTTCTCGGCTGAAGCGTCTCACATTGAAGGCACCTTCAGTATCGATCCCGCTGTCTTTCAAGATGACGATAGCGACTACTTGTATTTCGGTGGCATATGGGGAGGACAGTTGCAAAAATGGACTCGTAGCGAATTTGGGGCCGACGATTACCCAAGCGATGATGCGCCAGCCTTGATGCCCAAAATGGCCAAACTGGCTGACGACATGGTGAGCTTGGCAGAGCCCGCTCGAGATGTCGTGATTGTCGATGACAAGGGGCATCCTTTAACCGCCGGTGATACCGAGCGTCGTTATTTTGAAGGCCCGTGGGTCCATAAACATAACGGTGTGTATTATTTCTCTTACTCGACCGGTGATACCCATAAAATCGTTTATGCGACCAGCGATTCACCCTATGGACCATTTACTTATCAAGGGGTCATTCTAGAACCCGTCTTGGGTTGGACGACTCACCACTCTATTGTGCAATACAAAGGTAAGTGGTACTTGTTCTATCATGACAGCTCGTTATCTGGTGGGCAAACGCATTTACGCAGCATCAAAATGGCTGAGCTGCATCATAACGATGATGGCTCCATTGCAACGATTCGCCCTTATTTCGAGTAA
- a CDS encoding glycoside-pentoside-hexuronide (GPH):cation symporter, translating into MSTTNTEKLSVKEKVAYGLGDTGCNFVWQTVMLFLAYFYTDIYGLSPAHMGTMFLLVRFIDAVTDPIMGSIVDRTKSKYGRYRPYLLWIAIPFGAACMFSFFTPEFGETGEIVYAYASYIFLTLMYTAINVPYCAMANAMTNDSAERTSLQSYRFALSTAGGLVVTMVALPLVDFYGQGNEQRGYVGAMATMGFAAIILFFVCFANIKERHVPKEETQSVFKDLKLLAQNTQWRVLFIINIVLLTGVVFKGASTMYYVKVVMGRADLATIFMVSGMLANIVGAIFSAPLLGKYNKPTVYKILIVISGVLSALIYLVDPANIIAVFALVIILGIVQMATTPILWSMMSDVVDYEKTRSNRSLSGLVFSTNLFAIKLGVALGGAGVGYILAWAGYQGGVVEQSEQVVNAINLLYSVIPGVFFASLAIFMFFYKLDNQKLAQIKEDLVRIENDKQAAEFVENNNKEKEALA; encoded by the coding sequence ATGAGCACTACAAACACCGAAAAATTATCAGTAAAAGAGAAAGTAGCCTATGGCTTAGGTGACACCGGATGTAATTTCGTGTGGCAAACTGTGATGCTATTTTTGGCTTACTTTTACACCGATATCTATGGATTATCTCCGGCCCATATGGGGACGATGTTCCTATTGGTTCGATTCATTGATGCCGTGACGGATCCGATTATGGGGTCGATCGTCGATAGAACGAAGTCGAAATATGGGCGCTACAGACCTTATCTACTGTGGATCGCGATTCCATTCGGTGCCGCTTGTATGTTCTCATTTTTCACACCGGAGTTTGGCGAAACGGGAGAAATTGTGTATGCCTATGCGTCTTATATCTTTTTGACCTTGATGTATACCGCGATCAATGTGCCATATTGTGCCATGGCCAATGCAATGACCAATGACTCTGCCGAACGTACCTCACTACAATCTTATCGCTTTGCATTAAGTACGGCTGGTGGTTTAGTGGTAACAATGGTGGCATTGCCATTGGTGGATTTCTATGGCCAAGGTAATGAGCAACGAGGCTATGTCGGAGCTATGGCAACAATGGGCTTCGCCGCGATCATCTTGTTCTTCGTTTGCTTTGCAAACATCAAAGAGCGTCACGTTCCCAAAGAAGAAACCCAATCTGTATTCAAAGATCTAAAATTGTTAGCGCAAAATACCCAATGGCGAGTGTTGTTTATTATCAACATTGTGTTGCTGACTGGCGTGGTCTTTAAAGGGGCATCGACCATGTATTACGTGAAAGTCGTGATGGGCAGAGCGGATTTGGCGACCATTTTCATGGTGTCTGGGATGCTCGCCAATATTGTCGGTGCGATTTTCTCGGCTCCATTATTGGGTAAATACAACAAGCCTACGGTTTATAAAATTCTGATCGTTATCTCTGGCGTACTTTCGGCCCTAATTTACCTCGTCGATCCTGCCAATATCATTGCCGTATTTGCGTTGGTGATTATTCTTGGTATTGTACAAATGGCAACCACGCCAATTCTTTGGAGTATGATGTCGGATGTGGTGGATTACGAAAAAACACGCAGCAACCGCTCATTGAGTGGTTTGGTTTTCTCGACCAACTTATTTGCAATTAAACTGGGTGTTGCGCTAGGCGGAGCCGGCGTTGGTTATATCCTAGCTTGGGCTGGCTACCAAGGTGGTGTCGTTGAACAATCAGAGCAAGTGGTGAACGCCATCAATCTTTTATACTCGGTGATACCTGGCGTTTTCTTTGCCTCTTTAGCGATATTCATGTTCTTCTATAAACTTGATAATCAAAAGTTGGCGCAAATAAAAGAAGACTTGGTACGCATCGAAAATGACAAACAAGCTGCGGAGTTTGTTGAAAATAACAACAAAGAGAAAGAAGCGTTAGCATAA
- a CDS encoding helix-turn-helix domain-containing protein — translation MSLTRACYFSRLPFLWETDLLSEPEKIPTQQTLSHRFGISTRTLSRIFIKETGMTFNQWRQLAKLITSMQWLLDGMSIQNVAERSGYSNVSAYISAFKQWFAETPGQFKKSAGATIS, via the coding sequence GTGTCACTGACTCGCGCTTGCTATTTCTCTCGCTTGCCATTTCTATGGGAGACAGACTTGCTCTCCGAGCCCGAAAAGATACCCACTCAACAAACACTTTCACACCGCTTTGGTATCAGCACACGCACATTAAGTCGAATCTTCATCAAAGAAACGGGCATGACCTTCAATCAATGGCGGCAACTGGCTAAACTGATAACGTCTATGCAATGGCTACTCGACGGCATGTCGATACAAAATGTGGCTGAGCGCAGTGGTTACAGTAACGTAAGTGCCTACATTAGTGCTTTTAAACAATGGTTTGCTGAAACACCGGGGCAATTTAAGAAATCAGCGGGTGCCACTATTTCCTGA
- the arsJ gene encoding organoarsenical effux MFS transporter ArsJ — MLSHLNPNVRQYMLVTFNYWNFTITDGALRMLIVLYFYELGYSTLDIASLFLFYEFFGVVTNLIGGWVGARLGLNRTMNIGLGIQIIALAMLAGPASWLSIPWVMAAQALSGIAKDLNKMSAKSSIKTLVPDNAQGALYKWIAVLTGSKNALKGVGFFLGGALLSVMGFQYAVATMAGVLLCVFVGSLVSLKSDLGKAKNKPKFSDIFSKSRSVNILSAARMFLFGARDVWFVIALPIYLGSVFGWDHSAVGGFLALWIIGYGIIQGMAPKITGRQSGHVPDGKSAIGWALLLAVVTGVIAYSVQQQWHPERVIVVGLMIFGAVFAVNSSLHSYLIVSYAKGDGVSLDVGFYYMANAMGRLIGTVLSGWVFQAWGFAACLWVALGFLTLTTIISAWLPTGADTKLTQP; from the coding sequence ATGTTGTCTCATCTCAATCCCAATGTTCGCCAGTACATGTTGGTGACGTTTAACTATTGGAATTTCACCATCACTGATGGTGCATTACGCATGTTAATTGTGCTGTATTTTTATGAGCTAGGGTATTCCACTTTAGACATTGCCTCGTTGTTCCTTTTCTATGAATTTTTTGGTGTTGTCACGAATCTGATTGGTGGCTGGGTAGGGGCTCGCCTTGGTTTGAACCGAACGATGAATATCGGGTTGGGAATACAAATTATCGCACTTGCCATGCTGGCTGGTCCCGCCAGTTGGTTGTCTATCCCATGGGTTATGGCGGCACAGGCGTTGTCAGGGATTGCCAAAGACTTGAATAAGATGAGTGCCAAAAGCTCGATAAAAACGTTAGTGCCGGACAATGCTCAGGGGGCATTGTACAAGTGGATTGCAGTACTGACGGGCTCAAAAAATGCGTTAAAAGGAGTGGGGTTTTTCTTAGGCGGTGCCTTACTTTCTGTGATGGGGTTTCAATATGCCGTGGCGACCATGGCAGGGGTTTTGTTGTGTGTCTTCGTTGGTAGTCTGGTGAGTCTCAAATCGGATTTGGGAAAAGCGAAAAATAAGCCTAAGTTCTCAGATATTTTTTCCAAGTCTCGCAGTGTGAATATTCTCTCTGCGGCACGTATGTTTCTATTTGGTGCGCGTGATGTTTGGTTTGTCATCGCGTTGCCGATTTATCTCGGCTCTGTGTTTGGATGGGATCACAGCGCGGTAGGGGGCTTTCTAGCGCTTTGGATTATAGGTTACGGTATTATTCAAGGAATGGCGCCTAAGATCACTGGCCGTCAGTCAGGACATGTTCCTGATGGCAAGTCCGCGATTGGTTGGGCTTTGTTGTTGGCTGTCGTGACGGGCGTGATTGCCTATAGCGTGCAACAGCAATGGCACCCCGAGAGGGTCATTGTGGTCGGATTGATGATATTTGGTGCGGTGTTTGCAGTAAACTCTTCTCTCCACTCGTATTTGATTGTCAGTTATGCCAAAGGCGATGGGGTTTCTTTGGATGTCGGTTTCTATTATATGGCAAATGCCATGGGGCGCTTAATAGGCACGGTGCTATCGGGCTGGGTCTTCCAAGCGTGGGGATTTGCGGCGTGTTTGTGGGTAGCATTGGGCTTCTTAACCTTGACCACGATTATTTCAGCGTGGTTACCAACAGGCGCGGATACAAAACTGACTCAGCCGTAA
- a CDS encoding shikimate 5-dehydrogenase, translating to MNTKINKDTTICMSLAARPTNFGTRFHNYLYDALDLNYLYKAFTSKDLAGVIAGVRALNFRGCAISMPFKEEVIALVDELDPSAAAINSVNTIVNTDGHLKAYNTDYIAISTLLTQYAIPTDFSFSLKGSGGMAKAVACALRDLGFTNGVIVGRNEASGRALADLCGFKWQTDMSGIEADLLINATPLGMSGGIEEGKLCFCEHEIEHAQVLFDVVAIPAVTPAVQFAKSINKSVITGSEVFAIQAVEQFQLYTGIKPSQELFEQAAAYSRSES from the coding sequence ATGAACACAAAAATTAATAAAGATACAACGATTTGTATGTCTTTGGCGGCAAGACCTACCAATTTCGGTACGCGCTTCCATAACTACCTCTACGATGCGTTGGATCTGAATTACCTCTATAAGGCATTTACCAGTAAAGATCTTGCTGGCGTGATAGCGGGTGTGAGAGCTCTCAATTTTCGCGGTTGCGCTATTTCCATGCCCTTTAAAGAGGAAGTCATAGCATTAGTGGATGAGCTCGATCCCTCTGCGGCAGCGATTAACTCCGTTAACACTATCGTGAACACTGATGGACATCTTAAGGCGTATAACACTGACTACATCGCTATTTCTACGTTACTGACTCAATACGCGATTCCAACGGATTTTTCATTTTCTTTAAAAGGAAGCGGTGGAATGGCGAAGGCGGTGGCATGTGCGTTAAGAGACTTGGGATTCACCAACGGCGTTATTGTAGGGAGAAATGAGGCAAGCGGTAGGGCGCTAGCCGATTTGTGTGGATTCAAATGGCAAACCGATATGAGTGGCATCGAGGCTGATTTACTCATTAATGCAACGCCACTCGGCATGAGTGGTGGTATAGAAGAAGGAAAACTGTGCTTTTGTGAGCATGAAATTGAACATGCGCAAGTATTATTTGATGTTGTTGCCATCCCGGCTGTCACCCCCGCAGTACAGTTTGCAAAATCTATCAATAAAAGCGTTATCACCGGTAGTGAAGTATTTGCTATTCAAGCTGTTGAACAGTTTCAGTTATACACCGGAATTAAACCGAGCCAGGAACTTTTTGAACAAGCAGCAGCTTACTCAAGAAGTGAGAGCTAA
- the tnpC gene encoding IS66 family transposase has translation MKKTTPDINPDSQNIAELQAMVKALMSEQEAWQQKESQWQQERQSLIEQFKLALDRQFAKRSEALKPYNEAQGDFFNEVECEAENVDEDVVTTTTTTKRRGKRKPLPKDLPRETVVLDLDEHDKQCPCCQHSLHQIGEDRSEKLEFTPAILNVIDYVRPKYACRHCEQHSETNPVHQQPVPDSIIPKSFATESLLAHIILGKYQYALPLYRQETLFTQSGIDLSRTTMARWVIQVSEKFQPLYQALKTHLLEQVVVHADETPLNVLQEEKRSYMWLYCSGADSPQACLPEMKNIVLYDYQNSRARACPMDFLGDYSGYLQTDGYVAYDGLTQVTNVGCFAHARRKFMEAKKLQGKGKTGKVDIALAKIQKLYALEAHLKPSSAEERWSERQSHAKPILDDLYQWLTTQKVFESSPLGKAIKYTLGQWPKLVRYVDDGHVSIDNNRAERAIKSMVIGRKNWLFANTSRGADASALLYSIIETAKANGLILYDYMVKCMKELAKAEPDIDSLLPWNFSH, from the coding sequence ATGAAAAAGACGACCCCCGACATCAATCCAGACAGCCAAAACATCGCGGAACTTCAAGCGATGGTGAAGGCGTTGATGTCTGAGCAAGAAGCTTGGCAGCAAAAAGAATCACAATGGCAACAAGAGCGCCAATCCTTGATTGAGCAGTTCAAACTGGCACTTGACCGTCAGTTCGCCAAGCGCTCTGAAGCGTTAAAACCGTATAACGAAGCTCAGGGCGACTTCTTTAATGAAGTGGAATGCGAAGCGGAGAACGTCGACGAAGACGTGGTGACCACGACGACCACAACAAAGCGCCGTGGTAAACGCAAGCCATTACCGAAAGACTTACCTCGCGAAACCGTGGTTCTTGACCTGGACGAGCACGATAAACAGTGTCCTTGCTGCCAACATTCTCTGCATCAAATCGGGGAAGACCGTAGCGAGAAACTGGAGTTCACGCCTGCGATACTCAACGTTATCGACTACGTTCGTCCTAAATACGCGTGCCGTCATTGTGAGCAACACAGTGAGACTAACCCCGTTCACCAACAGCCAGTACCCGACAGCATTATCCCGAAAAGCTTCGCCACAGAAAGCTTGCTGGCCCATATCATCTTAGGTAAATACCAGTACGCCTTGCCGCTGTATCGACAAGAAACCTTGTTCACGCAATCGGGCATCGACTTATCAAGAACCACTATGGCTCGCTGGGTTATCCAAGTGAGCGAGAAGTTCCAACCCTTGTACCAAGCCTTAAAAACGCACTTACTTGAGCAAGTGGTGGTGCATGCTGATGAAACCCCATTGAATGTGCTGCAAGAAGAGAAGCGCAGTTACATGTGGCTTTACTGCTCAGGCGCTGACTCTCCGCAAGCTTGTTTACCGGAGATGAAAAACATCGTCTTGTACGACTATCAAAACAGTCGCGCGAGAGCGTGCCCAATGGACTTCTTGGGCGATTACTCGGGTTACCTGCAAACCGATGGTTATGTGGCGTACGATGGTCTCACTCAAGTGACAAACGTCGGTTGCTTCGCTCATGCTCGCCGTAAGTTCATGGAGGCAAAAAAGCTCCAGGGAAAAGGCAAGACTGGAAAAGTGGATATCGCGCTGGCGAAAATCCAAAAACTTTATGCGCTTGAAGCTCACTTAAAACCGTCGTCAGCCGAAGAGCGTTGGTCAGAGAGACAATCACACGCCAAACCGATATTGGACGACCTGTATCAATGGCTCACGACACAGAAAGTGTTCGAATCCAGCCCACTGGGTAAAGCGATTAAATACACCTTGGGTCAATGGCCAAAGTTGGTGCGTTATGTGGATGATGGGCACGTATCCATCGACAACAATCGAGCAGAGCGTGCGATAAAATCGATGGTCATTGGCCGAAAAAATTGGCTCTTCGCCAACACATCAAGAGGCGCCGATGCTAGCGCATTACTCTATAGCATCATCGAGACGGCTAAAGCCAATGGACTCATTCTCTACGATTACATGGTCAAGTGCATGAAAGAGCTGGCGAAAGCAGAGCCCGACATTGACTCACTTCTTCCGTGGAACTTCTCACACTAA